The following coding sequences lie in one Dysgonomonas mossii genomic window:
- a CDS encoding flotillin family protein gives MEGLFEGTGVLFVVAIIVIFVLIMTMVSRYKRCPSDKILVVYGKTGGASAKCIHGGGAFIWPVVQDFAYLDLKPISIEANLTSALSKQNIRVDVPCRFTIAISTEKENMNNAAERLLGLTTSQIQELAKDILFGQLRLVIATMMIEEINSDRDKFLDNISKNVDTELRKIGLKLINVNVTDINDESGYIEALGKEAAAKAINEAKVSVAEQEKMGETGKAVADRLRDVQIAETHRDRDVQIAIAQKDKEVSIAGAFRDESIGKAEATRDTRVKTAEANAVAVKGENIAKIEIAGSDALRREKEAEALRLAVSSEKVQEAKALEEAYQAEQRAELARSERERSTQIANVVIPAEIEKQKIIIEAQAKAEQLREQARGEADAIFAKMDAEARGLYEILSKQAEGYKGVVNAAGGDPVAAYQLLLIEKLPELVKTQVEAIKNLKIDKITVWDSSGNNSNGQTTTANFVSGLMKSVPPLNDLFKMAGMNLPSYLKGDAEKAGITIPLAHPIEDENKNEKEDTKK, from the coding sequence ATGGAAGGATTATTTGAAGGAACAGGAGTTCTTTTTGTAGTGGCTATAATTGTAATATTTGTCCTCATTATGACAATGGTATCTAGGTACAAGCGTTGTCCGTCGGACAAAATATTAGTTGTATATGGCAAAACAGGAGGAGCTTCAGCCAAATGTATACACGGTGGAGGTGCTTTTATCTGGCCGGTAGTACAAGATTTTGCTTATTTAGACTTGAAGCCGATATCTATCGAGGCCAATCTGACTAGTGCATTGAGTAAACAGAACATTAGAGTCGATGTACCATGTCGATTTACTATTGCGATTTCTACAGAGAAGGAGAATATGAATAATGCGGCAGAGAGATTATTAGGCTTGACCACTTCGCAAATACAAGAATTGGCGAAAGATATCTTATTCGGTCAGCTTCGTTTGGTGATTGCCACAATGATGATTGAAGAAATCAACTCGGATCGTGATAAATTTCTGGATAATATTTCTAAAAATGTAGATACCGAATTACGTAAAATTGGTCTTAAGTTAATCAACGTAAACGTAACTGATATCAATGATGAATCAGGGTATATAGAAGCTCTAGGGAAAGAAGCTGCTGCTAAAGCCATCAATGAGGCGAAAGTGAGTGTAGCTGAACAAGAAAAAATGGGTGAAACAGGAAAGGCTGTAGCCGATAGACTTCGTGATGTACAAATAGCCGAAACACATCGGGATAGAGATGTGCAGATAGCTATAGCTCAGAAGGACAAAGAGGTTAGCATTGCCGGAGCATTCAGAGATGAGTCGATTGGTAAAGCTGAAGCAACGAGAGATACTCGTGTAAAAACGGCTGAAGCAAATGCTGTAGCAGTAAAAGGAGAGAATATTGCAAAAATAGAAATTGCAGGCTCCGATGCTCTTCGTCGTGAAAAGGAAGCAGAAGCCTTGAGACTTGCTGTTTCGTCCGAAAAAGTACAAGAAGCAAAAGCTTTGGAAGAAGCGTATCAGGCAGAACAAAGAGCCGAGTTGGCTCGTTCTGAAAGAGAACGTTCTACTCAAATAGCTAACGTTGTAATTCCTGCTGAGATAGAGAAACAAAAAATCATTATTGAAGCTCAAGCTAAGGCTGAACAGTTGAGAGAACAAGCTCGAGGTGAGGCTGATGCTATATTTGCCAAAATGGATGCAGAAGCTCGAGGATTGTATGAAATACTATCTAAACAAGCGGAAGGTTATAAAGGTGTTGTAAATGCAGCCGGAGGCGATCCTGTAGCAGCATATCAGTTACTACTGATAGAAAAGCTTCCTGAACTGGTGAAAACTCAGGTTGAAGCGATCAAGAATCTTAAAATTGATAAGATTACTGTTTGGGATTCGTCAGGTAACAATAGCAATGGTCAAACAACTACAGCTAATTTTGTTTCAGGTCTTATGAAGTCTGTTCCTCCACTCAATGATTTATTCAAGATGGCCGGAATGAATCTTCCTTCG